From the Paenibacillus sp. FSL H8-0548 genome, one window contains:
- a CDS encoding sensor histidine kinase yields the protein MPNRIRLWSDLSVQYKLFAAILFAVSIPFILLLSIHLNISASESREQASYSADKVMAETRSFLEYKAESIHEMLNFIAFNEVIQNQASKTAAYEDVNVWAMDANRIDRVLNQFPHNQDIESIRLYLQAGLAGEDGNSDFLLIDQILNKDWLEQFKQSKQSFTWISSELLGQDSDAGQITILRKIPEEHNILSYSGLVSAQISKASIQKVLDHSILTPNTTAFLINNQGELLSASSSSQMNVMELSEILNSVPSLMSDEYGWVEHVVFQDHTMLIGATAIQNKAMKLIVVVPESDILATIYKTRNQLISIFLIIIPFILPLSFVVAGSSTKKLRQLIRHMRKVRDGDFSKMPIRANRDEVGDLIVTYNSMVNSIGRLMDETYQLGQEVKNKELKALQAQINPHFLYNTLDLINIMAIESEEDDISTVVGELAVFYKLSLSDGLEKIMLANEIKHVEAYMRIQNMRFGGGIKLEVEASDELLGCEVPKIILQPLVENAILHGIREKDSEEGTITIGIFAEEGCLIIRIRDDGVGMSEKQLASAIAGKSSKRTGGFGVRNIQERISLLFGHGYGLAYESKLGVGTMVTVKLPIDKRA from the coding sequence ATGCCGAATCGGATACGCCTTTGGTCAGACCTTAGTGTTCAATATAAGCTGTTTGCCGCGATTCTGTTTGCGGTATCGATCCCCTTTATTTTATTGTTATCTATTCATCTTAATATAAGTGCGAGTGAAAGCAGGGAGCAAGCAAGCTATAGCGCAGACAAGGTTATGGCCGAAACCAGATCATTTCTTGAATACAAAGCGGAATCCATCCACGAGATGCTTAACTTTATTGCTTTCAATGAGGTCATTCAGAATCAAGCCTCCAAGACGGCAGCGTATGAGGATGTGAATGTATGGGCGATGGATGCTAATCGTATTGATAGAGTGCTGAATCAATTTCCCCATAATCAAGATATTGAGAGCATACGATTGTATTTGCAAGCAGGACTGGCAGGCGAAGATGGCAACAGTGATTTCCTGCTCATAGACCAAATTTTAAATAAAGACTGGCTGGAGCAATTCAAGCAATCCAAGCAGTCCTTCACATGGATTTCTTCTGAGCTGCTGGGGCAGGACTCTGATGCTGGTCAAATTACCATTCTTCGCAAAATACCAGAGGAGCACAATATTTTAAGCTATTCTGGACTTGTTAGTGCGCAAATTTCCAAAGCCTCTATTCAGAAGGTGCTTGATCACTCGATTCTTACCCCGAATACGACAGCCTTCCTGATTAACAATCAAGGCGAGCTGCTCAGCGCAAGCTCGTCTTCCCAAATGAACGTTATGGAGTTAAGTGAAATATTGAATAGTGTTCCTTCTCTGATGTCGGATGAATACGGCTGGGTAGAGCATGTGGTCTTCCAGGACCATACGATGCTAATTGGAGCAACCGCGATTCAAAATAAGGCAATGAAATTGATTGTCGTTGTGCCAGAGTCTGATATTCTAGCAACGATCTATAAAACTCGCAATCAGTTGATCTCTATCTTTCTCATTATAATTCCATTCATTCTGCCTTTATCGTTTGTTGTTGCTGGCTCTTCGACCAAAAAGCTGCGTCAGCTCATTCGGCATATGAGAAAGGTTAGGGATGGCGATTTCAGCAAAATGCCTATTAGAGCGAATCGGGATGAGGTTGGAGATCTCATCGTTACGTACAATTCGATGGTAAACAGTATCGGCCGGCTTATGGATGAGACCTATCAGCTCGGGCAGGAAGTCAAGAATAAGGAGCTTAAGGCGCTGCAGGCGCAAATCAATCCCCATTTCCTATACAATACGCTGGATTTAATCAATATTATGGCTATTGAAAGTGAGGAAGACGATATATCTACGGTGGTGGGGGAACTGGCTGTATTTTACAAGCTAAGTCTTTCTGATGGGCTTGAGAAGATTATGCTTGCGAATGAGATCAAGCATGTCGAAGCATATATGCGGATTCAAAATATGCGTTTTGGAGGCGGGATCAAGCTTGAGGTCGAAGCTTCAGATGAGCTGCTTGGCTGCGAGGTGCCTAAAATTATTTTACAGCCATTAGTTGAAAACGCGATCTTGCATGGGATTAGAGAGAAGGATTCGGAAGAGGGCACGATTACGATTGGCATTTTTGCGGAAGAAGGCTGCCTGATCATAAGGATACGCGACGACGGTGTCGGCATGTCTGAAAAACAGCTTGCCAGCGCGATTGCAGGCAAGAGCAGCAAACGAACCGGCGGATTTGGCGTCCGCAATATTCAGGAAAGAATATCACTGCTATTCGGGCATGGCTACGGTTTAGCTTATGAGAGCAAGCTTGGGGTTGGAACGATGGTGACGGTGAAGCTGCCGATAGACAAGCGTGCTTAA
- a CDS encoding response regulator: protein MKLLILDDEGRTREFLHHRIQWNSTGITEVRSVKNGCLALELLLEWVPDIILCDIRMPKMDGIEFAKQLRLQDMDAKLIFLSGFSDKEYLFSAIQLQAFQFIEKPIKPELLIQAVGEAVSIRQAELAKKKVELRLQASFDENIPILRREMVRKLITDPYSPHVVPALVDRDTFLLSDKGPYTVAVAPLFWRTSVISKETKLVQEDILNDLFKSEEMLEWGAIAGFDLQNWLVIIMPGTYGSSYTEGRARLEQLIHILHRSMGPNIQFYLGVGSTSNALFDIPQSYRSALDAGNLMFYHGYDGIGFHTDLVENEPLEMDWENLKQFRECVRRGDITDAAAVIGELTEQAMRSKDLDIIRVKDVYFQFLLILHEVALQQGLTDREEGGESRYIWKEIDCTPNLNALHHYVLSFLTIFEKEEGNAGAGKMREIVRFIHAHFHEKGFGIQMISDQVGLSETYLCSFFKKQSGQTIKQYMTSVRLEKAKELLADQALKLYAIAQAVGFADANYFTTFFKKYAGCTPTEYRERLEA from the coding sequence ATGAAACTTCTCATCCTAGACGATGAAGGACGGACAAGAGAGTTTCTTCATCATCGCATACAGTGGAACTCGACCGGAATTACGGAGGTCAGGTCTGTTAAAAATGGCTGCTTGGCGCTGGAGCTGTTGCTAGAATGGGTTCCAGACATTATTTTATGCGATATTCGGATGCCGAAGATGGACGGTATTGAGTTTGCCAAGCAGCTTCGCTTGCAGGATATGGATGCCAAGCTTATTTTTCTGAGCGGCTTCTCCGATAAAGAGTATTTGTTTTCCGCTATACAGCTGCAAGCGTTTCAATTTATTGAGAAGCCCATTAAGCCTGAGCTGCTTATTCAAGCCGTCGGTGAGGCTGTAAGTATTCGACAAGCGGAGCTTGCTAAGAAGAAGGTGGAGCTTCGCCTTCAAGCGAGCTTTGATGAGAATATACCCATTCTCAGGCGGGAAATGGTACGCAAGCTCATTACAGATCCGTATTCCCCTCACGTTGTTCCGGCCCTTGTGGACCGGGACACTTTTTTGCTATCTGATAAAGGGCCGTATACGGTAGCAGTCGCCCCTCTATTTTGGCGGACATCGGTGATCTCGAAGGAAACGAAGCTCGTGCAGGAGGATATTTTGAATGACCTGTTCAAGAGTGAGGAAATGCTGGAATGGGGGGCAATCGCCGGTTTTGATTTACAGAACTGGTTGGTCATTATTATGCCCGGCACCTATGGCTCATCCTATACGGAAGGCAGAGCGAGGCTGGAGCAGCTCATTCACATTTTGCATCGAAGTATGGGTCCTAATATTCAGTTTTATTTAGGTGTCGGGAGCACGTCAAATGCTTTATTCGATATTCCGCAGTCTTATCGCTCGGCGTTAGACGCTGGAAATCTAATGTTTTACCACGGGTACGACGGTATTGGCTTTCATACTGATTTGGTTGAAAATGAGCCGCTTGAGATGGACTGGGAGAACCTTAAGCAGTTTCGTGAATGTGTACGTAGAGGAGACATTACAGACGCTGCTGCTGTTATTGGGGAGCTGACCGAGCAAGCGATGAGAAGTAAGGATTTAGATATTATCCGAGTAAAAGATGTTTATTTTCAGTTTCTTCTTATTTTGCATGAGGTAGCACTGCAGCAAGGGCTGACTGATCGGGAGGAGGGCGGCGAGAGTCGCTATATTTGGAAGGAAATTGATTGTACGCCAAATCTAAACGCTCTACATCACTATGTGCTGTCTTTCCTAACGATCTTCGAGAAGGAGGAGGGAAATGCTGGCGCTGGGAAAATGAGAGAAATTGTACGCTTCATTCATGCCCATTTCCATGAAAAGGGCTTTGGCATACAGATGATTTCGGATCAGGTGGGGCTAAGCGAAACCTATTTATGCTCCTTCTTCAAGAAGCAGAGCGGACAAACCATTAAGCAATATATGACGAGTGTCCGGCTAGAGAAGGCGAAGGAGCTGCTGGCGGACCAAGCGCTTAAGCTCTACGCTATTGCACAGGCGGTAGGCTTTGCAGATGCTAACTATTTTACGACTTTCTTTAAAAAATATGCGGGCTGCACACCAACCGAATACCGAGAAAGGCTGGAAGCTTAA
- a CDS encoding cellulase-like family protein has protein sequence MNEMMRKLPRKLTITMWDFSWYTMTMPGEPYSDLGARFKEAVDRGYNTIRICAMPFMLFTAEGKRPGPLRFGNLGEVGQRTRWYNCQGGAELDGHAHLLELFRQAKAHGCYIMLSSWEYQQSPSFLAHPELRDLLAAIPPEKRFMAIAESMDQLIRFVKANDCGEQIVYAELHNEVEFGQLTAVGTSQGIADTNTPALVEAMQPYIEEAVDYLRMQHPDVLMTASYTLNEAYPKAYAARNMQVAHFHLYIKGVLNELMDAAGLSDETAPFPNEFVQSLLREDASPFEAWTLPAGQEWRMEGNPVGMKLIYLHNWADPAKWDLFLYDRYGAHKQAMLQKADFRFEEIHDWVRHTNIPIVIGEGYVGYTPLYAGFEEGPVGKFIAEYCLLKGMSLGFWGMTLCSNCAPHHPFWDDIAWQRKWNQFILEGDQHETSHPRR, from the coding sequence ATGAATGAAATGATGCGGAAATTACCGCGCAAATTAACGATTACGATGTGGGATTTTTCTTGGTATACGATGACGATGCCTGGCGAGCCTTATAGCGATTTGGGTGCGCGCTTCAAAGAGGCGGTGGATAGAGGCTATAACACGATTCGTATATGCGCGATGCCTTTTATGCTGTTTACAGCTGAGGGCAAGCGGCCGGGACCGCTGCGATTCGGTAATCTGGGCGAGGTCGGACAGCGGACTCGCTGGTATAATTGCCAAGGCGGTGCAGAGCTGGACGGACATGCGCATCTTCTGGAGCTGTTCAGACAAGCGAAGGCGCACGGCTGCTATATCATGCTCTCCTCTTGGGAATATCAGCAAAGCCCAAGCTTTCTGGCACATCCGGAGCTTCGGGATCTGCTCGCAGCTATCCCTCCAGAGAAACGCTTCATGGCGATAGCAGAGTCCATGGATCAATTGATCCGTTTTGTGAAAGCAAACGACTGCGGCGAGCAGATCGTTTATGCCGAGCTTCATAATGAGGTGGAGTTTGGACAATTAACAGCGGTAGGAACAAGCCAAGGCATAGCGGATACGAATACGCCAGCACTTGTAGAAGCGATGCAGCCTTATATAGAAGAGGCCGTTGACTATTTAAGGATGCAGCATCCTGACGTACTGATGACGGCCAGCTACACGCTGAATGAAGCGTACCCGAAGGCTTATGCAGCCCGCAATATGCAGGTGGCTCATTTTCATCTCTATATCAAAGGCGTGCTCAATGAGCTTATGGATGCTGCAGGTCTTTCGGATGAGACAGCACCATTTCCGAACGAGTTTGTGCAGTCGCTGCTGCGGGAGGATGCTTCGCCTTTTGAAGCTTGGACGCTTCCAGCAGGTCAGGAATGGAGAATGGAAGGTAACCCGGTCGGGATGAAGCTCATCTATTTGCATAATTGGGCAGATCCGGCTAAATGGGATTTATTTTTATATGACCGCTACGGCGCTCACAAGCAAGCAATGCTTCAAAAAGCAGATTTTCGATTTGAGGAAATCCATGACTGGGTGCGTCATACGAATATTCCAATTGTTATTGGAGAGGGTTATGTCGGTTATACGCCGCTCTATGCAGGCTTCGAGGAAGGGCCGGTTGGGAAGTTCATCGCAGAGTATTGCTTGTTAAAAGGGATGTCGCTCGGCTTTTGGGGCATGACGCTCTGCTCGAACTGTGCTCCGCATCATCCATTTTGGGATGATATCGCATGGCAGCGCAAATGGAATCAGTTTATTTTGGAAGGGGATCAGCATGAAACTTCTCATCCTAGACGATGA
- a CDS encoding (Fe-S)-binding protein produces the protein MSKTLQLKLDYDQLTNCMRCGFCLPACPTFKETGLEQESPRGRIALMKAVADGIMDPDQAFQDQMNHCLGCRACEPACPADVKYGQLIEQARDAIEDHDVHSVPVKGLRKVFFDGVFPHRGRMKWLGRSLSIYQKSGLRKLVRGSGMMQLFPAHMREMEQVLPDATAKGVVEQLGTVYPAKGERIARVALFRGCIMDVLFSETNVNTVKLLSEAGFEVVIPNEQVCCGALHAHSGEMDRAKDLARTNLQVFKDAEIEYIVSNAGGCGALLVEYDHLLHEDSEYRELAEWFASHVIDVSKLLFEHGRIPAFTERNAGADEPVTITYQDSCHLRNVMKSSNAPRQLMKQVGNVRFVEMKEADRCCGSAGIYNVTQPEMAGQILEHKMEHVNRTGAHYLLTSNPGCLLQMKLGVRKHGARDQMEVKHVVDFLYERMSSTP, from the coding sequence ATGTCCAAGACGCTGCAATTAAAGCTCGATTATGATCAATTGACGAACTGTATGCGATGTGGGTTTTGCTTGCCGGCTTGTCCTACCTTTAAGGAAACGGGTCTCGAGCAGGAGTCTCCTCGGGGACGAATCGCGCTGATGAAAGCGGTAGCCGACGGCATTATGGATCCGGATCAGGCGTTCCAGGACCAAATGAACCACTGTCTCGGCTGCAGAGCTTGCGAGCCGGCTTGCCCAGCTGATGTTAAATACGGACAGTTGATTGAGCAAGCTCGAGATGCGATCGAGGACCATGACGTACACAGCGTTCCTGTTAAAGGACTTCGCAAGGTTTTCTTCGATGGTGTCTTTCCACACCGTGGAAGGATGAAATGGCTGGGGAGATCGCTTTCGATATATCAAAAGTCAGGTTTGCGCAAGCTAGTCAGAGGAAGCGGCATGATGCAGTTGTTTCCGGCTCATATGCGCGAGATGGAACAAGTCTTGCCGGACGCGACCGCCAAAGGTGTAGTTGAACAGCTAGGCACCGTTTATCCAGCCAAAGGGGAAAGAATTGCCCGAGTCGCATTGTTTCGGGGGTGTATTATGGATGTATTATTCTCGGAAACGAATGTCAATACAGTGAAGCTGCTGTCCGAAGCTGGTTTTGAGGTAGTGATTCCGAATGAGCAGGTATGCTGCGGGGCGCTTCATGCGCACAGCGGCGAGATGGATAGGGCCAAAGATCTTGCTCGTACGAATTTGCAAGTGTTCAAAGATGCGGAGATCGAGTATATCGTCTCTAATGCTGGCGGCTGCGGTGCCTTGCTCGTGGAATACGATCATTTGCTGCATGAAGATTCCGAATATCGCGAGCTCGCCGAGTGGTTTGCCTCTCATGTGATAGATGTAAGCAAGCTGTTGTTCGAGCATGGAAGAATTCCGGCGTTCACCGAGCGGAATGCGGGAGCTGATGAGCCGGTCACGATCACCTATCAGGATTCCTGTCATCTACGCAACGTAATGAAAAGTTCGAATGCTCCTAGGCAGCTTATGAAGCAAGTAGGCAATGTCCGTTTCGTGGAGATGAAAGAGGCAGACCGCTGCTGTGGTTCGGCAGGCATCTATAACGTGACTCAACCCGAGATGGCAGGTCAAATCCTCGAGCATAAGATGGAGCATGTTAACCGAACAGGGGCTCACTATCTTCTCACCAGCAATCCGGGCTGCCTGCTGCAAATGAAGCTGGGAGTCCGGAAGCATGGTGCTCGCGACCAAATGGAAGTTAAACATGTCGTGGATTTCTTATACGAAAGAATGTCTAGCACACCATAA
- a CDS encoding FAD-linked oxidase C-terminal domain-containing protein has translation MLDQALTRKLRQIVGEKYFRDDKEALVAHSYDGTPMLQSLPDGVIYPADTYQVTEIMKNLASYSVPIVPRGSGSNLCGGTVPVQGGVVMVMHRMNQILEVDLENLTATVQPGIITAEFITHIESLGLFYPPDPSSMRISTIGGNIAECSGGLRGLKYGTTKDYVIGLEAVLASGEIIRTGGKLMKDVAGYDLTKLLVGSEGTLAIITEATLKLVPPPKSKKTMLAMYKDLYGAARTVSRIIEAKIIPATLEFMDNPTIRVVDDFAKLGLPRDMEAILLIEQDGDLEAVERDIELIRKICESESADRVEVAESREHAEKLLTARRSAFTALARLRPTTILEDATVPRSKIADMVLRINEIARKYNVSIATFGHAGDGNLHPTATTDARDVEEVHRVELAFEEIFEAAIELGGTITGEHGIGMVKAPFLEWKIGKTGIEVMRGIKQAFDPQNLLNPGKMFAKETRKRVVITRG, from the coding sequence ATGCTGGATCAAGCTTTAACTCGAAAGCTTCGCCAGATTGTCGGAGAGAAATATTTTAGGGACGATAAAGAGGCCTTAGTTGCCCATTCTTATGATGGGACACCCATGCTTCAAAGCCTTCCTGACGGTGTGATTTATCCAGCGGATACATATCAAGTAACGGAAATCATGAAAAATTTAGCATCCTACAGCGTACCGATTGTACCTCGCGGCTCTGGTTCTAATCTATGTGGCGGCACTGTTCCCGTCCAAGGTGGGGTCGTGATGGTGATGCATCGAATGAATCAAATTTTAGAAGTCGATTTGGAAAATTTAACGGCAACGGTACAACCGGGGATCATCACGGCAGAATTCATCACACATATCGAATCGCTGGGACTATTTTATCCGCCCGACCCCAGCAGTATGCGAATATCGACGATAGGCGGCAATATCGCCGAGTGTTCAGGTGGACTTCGCGGTTTGAAATATGGCACGACGAAGGATTATGTTATCGGTCTTGAAGCCGTTTTGGCAAGCGGTGAAATTATTCGGACTGGCGGGAAGCTGATGAAGGATGTCGCGGGCTATGATCTAACCAAACTGTTGGTAGGTTCCGAGGGTACGCTCGCGATCATTACCGAGGCAACCTTGAAGCTGGTACCGCCTCCGAAGAGCAAGAAAACCATGCTTGCTATGTATAAAGATCTTTATGGGGCAGCTAGAACGGTATCTCGAATTATTGAAGCCAAAATTATTCCTGCTACGCTGGAATTTATGGATAATCCAACGATTCGGGTCGTAGATGATTTTGCTAAGCTGGGCCTTCCACGTGATATGGAGGCGATTCTTCTGATTGAACAGGACGGCGACTTGGAAGCGGTGGAACGTGATATTGAGCTTATTCGAAAAATCTGTGAATCGGAGAGTGCAGATAGAGTGGAGGTGGCGGAGAGTAGGGAGCATGCGGAGAAGCTGTTAACAGCAAGGCGCAGTGCTTTTACAGCGCTCGCACGCCTTCGCCCAACGACCATTCTGGAGGATGCAACGGTTCCGCGGTCCAAAATCGCCGATATGGTGCTGCGTATTAATGAAATTGCCCGAAAGTACAATGTTTCGATCGCCACATTCGGACACGCGGGGGATGGAAATCTTCATCCTACGGCTACAACGGATGCAAGGGATGTTGAAGAGGTGCATCGAGTGGAGCTGGCATTCGAAGAGATTTTTGAAGCGGCAATTGAATTGGGTGGGACCATAACCGGAGAACATGGTATCGGGATGGTCAAAGCTCCATTCCTGGAATGGAAAATCGGAAAAACAGGCATTGAAGTGATGCGTGGAATCAAACAAGCATTCGACCCGCAAAACTTACTTAATCCAGGCAAGATGTTTGCTAAAGAGACAAGAAAGAGAGTGGTGATTACACGTGGCTAA
- a CDS encoding FadR/GntR family transcriptional regulator — translation MKINTQKGHELVADHILFKIQDGEWQPGERIPSVVELAENYGVGRSTIREAVSALKAMGWLDVRQGGGTFVKSVLPTDVRHGAAHLFTNSDSLIELLEVRMALEIRAASLAAERRNSTDLLRLRELIAAMEIGLEHNDTSEGERADVEFHIAIVKASGNSLLIQLMESMSDRFNESIRQSRELWFYSEKATASRLLHEHQMIYEAIEQQDKKLAESLITDHLSKVELVLRKALKTDV, via the coding sequence ATGAAAATAAATACCCAAAAAGGCCATGAGCTGGTAGCTGACCACATTTTATTCAAAATTCAGGATGGTGAATGGCAGCCTGGGGAACGTATCCCCTCGGTCGTAGAATTGGCTGAAAATTACGGTGTAGGACGCTCTACAATCAGGGAGGCAGTGAGTGCGCTCAAAGCAATGGGCTGGCTGGATGTTCGACAAGGAGGAGGAACCTTTGTAAAGTCGGTGCTTCCAACAGATGTCAGACATGGTGCAGCTCATTTATTTACTAACTCCGATTCATTAATTGAGCTCCTTGAAGTCCGTATGGCGCTGGAAATTAGAGCAGCATCCCTTGCTGCCGAAAGACGCAACTCTACGGATTTGCTTCGATTAAGAGAACTAATAGCTGCAATGGAGATTGGACTTGAACATAATGATACTTCAGAGGGCGAACGCGCCGATGTTGAATTTCATATAGCGATAGTGAAAGCTTCAGGAAATTCCCTACTGATTCAGCTGATGGAATCCATGTCTGACCGGTTTAACGAGTCCATCCGTCAATCTAGAGAACTTTGGTTTTACAGTGAGAAGGCGACTGCTTCTCGTTTGCTTCACGAGCATCAAATGATATACGAAGCCATTGAGCAGCAGGACAAGAAATTAGCTGAGAGCTTAATAACTGACCATTTATCCAAGGTTGAGCTGGTGCTTCGGAAGGCTTTAAAAACAGACGTATGA
- a CDS encoding copper amine oxidase N-terminal domain-containing protein has protein sequence MRKLAASLVLTTILSTGVLSMTSAASESRIDVIINNETQKYSNSPIIVNGSVVVPLRAIFESLDANLQYDAKTKVITAMKGDMEIILQIGSRTATVNGKQVALNQPGVIVDNSTYVPVRFVSEALAASVIWESKTRTVIIQYVTETMINEAIASNNLTLFKQLLTSRPWLSNKALELVIHHLKSAEWANAAVEAGANANHVFEDAVSFKLVDVVELFLEKGKVNPQNYVSYRDGYSYLSVAGWKHESERLVDIDSKRQTFNIAAEPSYEMAELLYKHGLRANDIDALGAINSYPESNIAWLDWLLSHGSNPNGETIKMVYLTNEERDIHFYALHLVPDAAVKNKLVQAAYNVTSWNPDWYNLDKLEILTIKYGASLEPLSQAEKDRLLYLAKSGNRSSLINILVEAGAK, from the coding sequence TTGAGGAAATTAGCTGCTTCATTGGTTTTGACCACAATATTATCTACTGGTGTATTAAGTATGACCAGTGCTGCATCGGAGTCCCGTATTGACGTAATCATCAATAATGAGACACAAAAATACAGCAATAGCCCGATCATCGTTAATGGATCTGTTGTGGTTCCTCTACGTGCGATTTTCGAATCGCTTGATGCAAATCTGCAATATGATGCGAAAACAAAAGTAATTACAGCAATGAAAGGCGACATGGAAATTATTCTTCAAATTGGCAGTCGCACGGCAACAGTCAACGGCAAGCAGGTTGCTTTGAATCAGCCCGGTGTAATCGTTGATAATTCCACCTATGTTCCTGTTCGTTTTGTGAGCGAAGCACTTGCAGCATCCGTAATCTGGGAGTCAAAAACAAGAACAGTAATTATTCAATATGTAACAGAAACGATGATTAATGAAGCGATAGCCTCTAATAATCTGACTTTATTTAAACAATTATTAACTTCGCGGCCTTGGTTATCCAATAAAGCATTGGAGCTCGTTATTCATCATTTAAAGAGTGCAGAATGGGCGAATGCAGCAGTTGAAGCAGGAGCGAATGCTAATCATGTTTTTGAAGATGCGGTTTCATTCAAATTAGTCGATGTTGTCGAGCTGTTTTTGGAGAAAGGGAAGGTCAATCCGCAGAATTACGTCAGTTATCGAGATGGATACTCCTATCTATCTGTAGCGGGATGGAAACATGAGTCTGAGCGACTGGTTGATATTGATAGTAAGAGACAAACGTTTAATATAGCAGCTGAACCATCCTATGAAATGGCAGAGCTATTGTACAAGCATGGTCTTAGAGCAAATGATATAGATGCTTTGGGCGCAATAAATTCATATCCGGAGTCAAATATTGCTTGGTTGGATTGGCTTCTGTCGCATGGTTCCAATCCGAATGGCGAGACGATAAAAATGGTCTATTTAACTAATGAGGAACGTGATATTCACTTTTATGCGTTACATTTAGTTCCGGACGCAGCTGTTAAAAACAAATTAGTGCAGGCTGCATACAACGTAACAAGCTGGAATCCGGACTGGTATAACCTAGATAAATTGGAAATATTGACCATAAAGTATGGTGCTAGCTTAGAGCCTCTTAGTCAAGCAGAGAAAGATCGTCTGCTGTATTTGGCAAAATCGGGCAACAGATCTTCTCTCATCAACATTCTTGTAGAAGCAGGAGCGAAGTAG
- a CDS encoding glycoside hydrolase family 43 protein encodes MNVYNAASDVANLGSGHKLADIPAHDPFVVADGATQTYYLYTGGSPRLNGMDRYGVLAYKSQDLLNWEGPYVVFTIPDGIWANPQHGAWAPEVHTYNGRYYLFVTLHNNDRKLEGEGHGGYRLHWRGTVIAVSDSPEGPFELVKQEAPIVPAHLMTLDGSLHIDEEGSPWMVYCHEWVQTADGTVAAIRLKADLTDSDSEPIHLFSGSEAPWDNGNHPQDEAKSMYVTDGCQVYRTSGNRLIMLWSTYEKGSYVQTIARSTTGKLEGPWEQLEPLVFDDSGHGMLFQTFQGDWMMILHSPFRMPESRCKLYEMTDTGNSFIVKSARTDLDSGQIENAIE; translated from the coding sequence ATGAACGTGTATAATGCTGCTTCCGATGTTGCTAACCTGGGATCCGGTCATAAGCTGGCCGACATTCCGGCCCATGACCCATTCGTCGTTGCCGACGGAGCCACACAAACCTATTATTTGTATACCGGCGGAAGCCCAAGGCTAAATGGTATGGACCGATACGGTGTGCTTGCCTACAAAAGCCAAGACTTGCTGAATTGGGAAGGCCCCTACGTCGTATTTACCATTCCAGACGGCATATGGGCTAATCCGCAGCACGGAGCATGGGCGCCGGAAGTTCATACTTACAACGGGCGCTACTACTTATTTGTTACGCTGCATAACAACGATAGAAAGCTGGAAGGGGAGGGGCATGGCGGTTACCGGCTCCATTGGCGCGGTACAGTCATTGCTGTCTCGGATTCGCCTGAGGGACCGTTCGAATTAGTCAAGCAAGAGGCTCCGATTGTCCCGGCGCATTTGATGACGCTCGACGGCTCGCTGCATATTGATGAAGAAGGAAGCCCTTGGATGGTCTACTGCCATGAATGGGTCCAGACAGCAGACGGAACTGTGGCAGCGATCCGTTTGAAAGCGGATTTAACTGATTCTGATTCGGAACCGATTCATCTATTTAGTGGATCTGAAGCGCCGTGGGACAATGGGAATCATCCGCAGGATGAAGCAAAATCCATGTACGTGACAGATGGCTGCCAAGTATACCGGACTAGCGGTAATCGTCTGATCATGCTCTGGTCCACGTACGAAAAGGGAAGCTACGTACAGACGATTGCACGCTCCACAACCGGCAAGCTGGAAGGACCATGGGAGCAGCTGGAGCCGCTCGTTTTCGATGATAGCGGCCATGGCATGCTATTTCAAACGTTCCAAGGCGATTGGATGATGATTCTACATTCACCCTTTCGTATGCCCGAATCCAGGTGCAAGCTGTATGAGATGACTGATACGGGCAATTCCTTCATCGTTAAATCGGCGAGGACTGATCTTGATAGTGGTCAAATTGAAAACGCTATCGAATAG